The Anopheles maculipalpis chromosome 3RL, idAnoMacuDA_375_x, whole genome shotgun sequence genomic sequence CCCAGAAAGGGTTAGGAAGAGCTCGGCATGGTTCAATTCGATCTCCATTGTGGAGAGGTGGTGGCATTGCCCACGGTCCGAGATCACCTACAACACATTTCTACATGTTACCGTTTTACAACAGAGTGTTGGGATTGGTTAGTACGTTGTCGATTAAATTAGCTCAAGACGATTTGCATGTGGTAAAAGATCTAGACATCCCTACGGAAGATCCCCAGTATCTGAGAGATTTAGTTGCAACGCGCCTCTGGGGCCCATCTGTATTATTTGTGGACACAACTGATGTTCTTCCTAAGAATATATCTATTAGTACCGAAAGTATAGATCACATCAACATAATACCAACGTACGGGTTGAATGTGTACTCAATGTTAAAACATAATACCGTCGTTCTTACGGAAAGTGCGGTGCGAGACGTTGAGATGAAACTTTTGGAGCATTTGCATCGTACTGACGCTCGAGCGCAAATGAGTAAATTTAAGTATGATAAATAAAGTGTAAACAGACACACAGAAGCTGATCATGCAAAGttggtcgtttttgtttttattttttttttcagtctaCTATTCCCCTAACAGTTTGTGCCTTATTTTCCAACGCAATTCGGAATGATCGTTTTCTCCCGGTAATTTCTGTTTGAATTTGCTCCAATCGTTCTGGTAAGAATGGTACAGCGCAACAGGGTCACTTCGTTTTACAGAGTGACAGCTTTTTGGTCTTATCCCTGAGAAAAAGCGTCAATTAGACGGGAGCACTAAGGGAATCATTGTTTAATAATACTTACACATTTTGTTGACTATAGGATCGTTTTTACAGGAAATAGGTTTAGAAATTGGCACTAAGTTTTCCTTGTTAATATGTGCTGCTGGCTCTATGTGTTTGGTTCTTGTATGCTTAGCTTGGTAGCTAAGCGTTGTCTCAGTGTGCAATCTTTCAAATACATTCCTTTCTGCAGCGCTTGGCTCTACACTGCTGCGATTTTCAACACACTGTTTGGCATCGTATCTGATGAGTTTCTTCAAATCTGTGAAACGTAGCATTCGATTAGAAACGCAGTAATAATGTTACAAACTTACTGAACATACCCTTTTGAAATTCTTTCAATTGTACCACAGTTATGTTGCGATACCCCAGATGGTTTAGATGGCTAAGGATTTCTCCCGCGTCCAAAGCGTCCATCTTATAACAAGGGTGATTATCTGTTGGACGCTTCGAATCGAAGTTGGACGCTTGGATAGAGTGAGCAGAATAAGTCATTTATCCATCGCGTATTCGATAGATATCATGGATAGAAATAGATTACCTTTGTCGATAACACTAGTTTTTACGAGTGAAATTGAATACGTTATTCAATTGTAAGCTTGCagttaaaaacacatttaccaAACATTGGAAGTCACTCTAACGATTTGACGGAGCTACGTAACGTCATCCATGTTATTGTTTCATTCGTCTTATGTTGCATGAAACGTCTGACGTCTGATTATTTTGCGATTCGAAGGTAATCCAAAACGGCCGTTGATAGTAAAACGAATAATTAAATACTTTCAATGTATACTAAACGTTTCGTGCTGTTTTTACACAAATTTCCACGACGAACGATAaacaaaattatgcaaacgAAGGAATATAGaaaagatgaataaaaatagtaaACGCCCAAAACTTCTAGAAAATTTCTTTGAAATAGAAGCTTCTTTTTATTATCTCATATGTAGCGATTAATGTTCGATATAACCTACGAAAATaatgtattgttttgttatttggaagcttcttcttttagttttcaaaGTTTTAAATCTATCTATAAGGACAATAGAACTTTAAAATATGTGTAATTAAAAGTTTCATTTTGAATTATACTTTTGATTTATATCTTTTTACGTTTCAGCATATAGTAAGGCATatatttaatcatttaatttcGGATGGACTATTAAATTAACCAGTAAAAATTGACCAGTGCCTGTATGGCACATTCTACGAGTAGCTGCAACCATCGTGCAACTATTCAAGGATTGCAACAGTAAAATATCTAGAGTTAAGTTGAACAATAGGTATCCATTACAACGTTTCACCGCCAGTAGATTGTGAATGTATAGTGCATTTCATATTCAGGagacatttaaatttttcagtGTTGTATGCAGGAAGATTAATAGTAAGAAAGGAAATAATCTAGAATAGAATACAACTGGGAATTTATGGCACTTTTTATGTACATACGTTAAAAAACAAGCTTCACAAAGAAAGAAACTTTGGTGCAAAGTGCAATAGCAATCGTTGATAGGTCTGGTTATGTATAGAGCATCGTTTTTGTCGCAAATTTCCGGGCGTACATTCCACCGAACCTGCAAGACGATATTGTATGCACTTTTATTTGAGATACCAAAATTTTAAAGGAAGCTTTGTAAAggcaataagaaaaaaaaatgcacgaaACGAAGCAGTGCTACGATGCAGGCGAAGAGCGCTGGTTGCGTTGACTCCGCCTATAGTTGGCGCATGCCGAGACGAACGACTTTTGCCGAACGAAGCTTGATATTAGGTAAACAAACAGAGGCAAGACGACTTTCGTACACATTTCTCGATGTCGAGCAAAACATAATATACTAGTAATTTGCTGATGCACTTCGAGTTTAGTGCCTAGACATAGTGCTATGAAAAGACATACGGTGATGTACATGTTACAATTGGGGTTTATACTATATGTAACAAATCTGTGTACGGTACCTAAGCAATGCTTTGGAAATCCAAATACAATCCACCtgtttttctaaaattttcatattttctttcGATTTGGAGTGCAATACGAAACATAAATGCCAGGAACGATAAGGAACATACCAAGGATAATCGTATTCGAATAGGATAACTGTGCAATAACTTTTGAATTATTTGAGTACATGTTTTTTCAGTGAGGAAATTTCAGTGAAAAGTGCTGATGACAAAGTACATTcctttagcaatacggccagtcCGTTTCAAATTTGTATCTGCCTGTGACTGCACCGTCACAGTCTGCACTTAAGAAGATGTCAAACAGTAGCTTTCCCTCgacatatttaaataaaacgtaAATTTTTCGTTACTTGAAGTGATCACGTGCATAATTGagacagctttttttttaaacacgcTTATGGTGTTTCTGACATTTTGGGCTTAGTTCACCTACGCATTTCGAATGATTTGCAGTCTTCAAAACCTACCCATTGTTTAACAAcacacagaaaataaaatagaatgtTGAAGCGAAAGATTTCAGAGTAACCGCAACGTAATGTGTGAGTTCAAGTTGAATCAAGACATACCAAAGCTACAAGGACTGAAATCCGTAATGCGCGAATAGTCTATACAAAGAATGTATCTAACTAATCGCCAGAAACTAATGATGTTATATTAATTCtcaaaaatgaattattcctaatgttttttttatgtatactTTCGAAAGATTTAGTCTAAAAAAGTTTTATGCGCTTCCTCTGGAAAGTTCATAAAACCATCTTCGACAGTTTGATGCACTTCTTATCCGCAAGCTCAACGGAATTTACGTTTCTGCTGCGTTATACAACCGAACCAGATGCGAATCAGATGGCTTACGTGTGGCAATGATGCTGATTGATGGTATAGAAGCATAGTGGAATAATTTCGTACTTAAGTGGGGCACAATTCTATTGAAATCACCATTCTTGTAAGGTATATCTTGCTGCTTCAAAGTGTGAACAATTGTCACGCAGCCCATTGAGTGCACCTTGAAATTGATGGTTTTTGTGCTGATAACGAAAACATCAAACGGAATGTAGAACTGCACTTCCAGTCCCATCTTTGAATGAACCGCTAGTCCGAGTAACAAGTGCCTTTGGTTCCAATTTGCCGTCTAGTGTTGTATGTTGTGCAGCATGTTTGCTATTCATCATCTTGTGTCATCAGATGATAAAACGCTCATTCCCTATTCAAAGGATTTCAATAAGAAACTCGCCATAGGATGTTGTCGGTGGCCGGAAACTATGTTGACCTTTCACTTTTGCTCCATTGAAAAATAGCATGTTTTGTCACTTATACTATTCGACTAAGTTAAAAGAAAAGATGTGCCGTGTAGTAGCGCCAGTATGCTGTATGTCCCACTCTGGCAACGTAGACACATTCGGCAAACATCACGGAAAGCTGTTTATTCATGCACATTTGTTCAATTTATCGCCTTTTCACTGCAATGAACAAGAAGGCTTACCCTATGTTAATTGCAGACTGTAGAAATCACGAATAATACTTCAACACCTGAGGCTGGCAATCCGTAACCGTCCGTTAGAACTTACAAGACGTGATGCGTACCTACAAGCACATCAATGTAGCAGTAGGCCTCGAACAATTTTGTGTGGTAGCACTGAATGCAAAGGTCGAAGTCGAaggtaataaaatgaaaactgtCGGTGCGAGGAGAAATacaaaatgatacaaaattgATTTAACATCCCATCGCGTAGTTCGCTGTAAAAAGATGTTCCAAAAGTAATATACATTAACGTCAGCAGTTTAATAATCTTTCGTCTTAAGCATCTATTTATCTGTTTCTCAGCCGGTTTCAATatgtacaaaaaagaaacaataaccTTAAACGGAACTTTcaactgtttgttgtttcccgTGCTGCTATGTAGAACCTTTGTTTGATTGTGATGCAAACTGGAAAACTTGGTGCTAAGTGAAGTAGAGTTGTCCAATAGTATCtacaaaataattatcatATCCTTCCAATTCTTTGTCTTACGTAGATCCGAAACAAATGTTTATGGTAGCAATTAGTCCATCCAATCCATAATGCCATGCTCAAAATTCTCTAGCAATCCTTTCGACAAACGTGGTTCGCTGGTGTTTGAAGAATTAGCTAGAGATTCGTAACGTTCCCTGAATGATTAAGGCTAAGAGAGCAACATAATTCAGTCGAGAAAATCACGTTGCAAAATGCAAATAGCCGTGGCGTTTAATCGATCATTCATAATGATAATTAACGAAAGTATTGCAAGTTTAGAAAAAGGTAAGTTGATAATTAGGTTTTACCATTTATGCTCTGCGTTGATTTGCAACGGATCGAATACTTTGAGACCATAACTTGCAAAACCGAGTGCGCAGCCGGAGCTGACCAACTGTATAATTATAGCTATGTTgcccttctctttctctctctctctttctctgtctgtgtgtgtgtgtgtgtgtgtgtgtgtgtgtgtgtgtttctttaatattataataataaaacaatttatcaATGAAACTTCTCGTCTTTCGTCAGATGGTTTTGCATTTAGCCTgcgaaaattaataaaatgcgTTCGAACAGAGACGAGTTTTATAATGTAATGAAATGAATACATAATGAGCCACCGTCCTGACGAAGCGGATCGCTCATATTTATGTACGGGGCTCAAACGATCAAATGAAATGCATCGAGCGACAATCTGAGCCAATCGATTGTCACCAATGCACTAAAAGGGAAAAGGCAGGTGGTGGTTCACTGCAGAAcggagtaaaaatattttatgcagAAACAGTGATCGGGTCATGTAATTACAATAATTATCCTTTCATACACTTCTTGCTCTACATGCAGCATACCTTCCTGGTATGCGGACAGTTTTTGTATCAATGCGTTAGTGAATATAATTAACTAGTCTTTCTAAGATCCATGTCACAG encodes the following:
- the LOC126565244 gene encoding 39S ribosomal protein L4, mitochondrial, with protein sequence MFKFANLLKTTVVNGFVRFNSTSVSTCATVDWRPSRAVWLENMDSVEAHHSGIMELDNTIFGAAPRIDIVHQNIEWQRKYRYVSFAHTKTRNEVRGGGRKPWPQKGLGRARHGSIRSPLWRGGGIAHGPRSPTTHFYMLPFYNRVLGLVSTLSIKLAQDDLHVVKDLDIPTEDPQYLRDLVATRLWGPSVLFVDTTDVLPKNISISTESIDHINIIPTYGLNVYSMLKHNTVVLTESAVRDVEMKLLEHLHRTDARAQMSKFKYDK
- the LOC126565912 gene encoding uncharacterized protein LOC126565912; its protein translation is MDALDAGEILSHLNHLGYRNITVVQLKEFQKDLKKLIRYDAKQCVENRSSVEPSAAERNVFERLHTETTLSYQAKHTRTKHIEPAAHINKENLVPISKPISCKNDPIVNKMWIRPKSCHSVKRSDPVALYHSYQNDWSKFKQKLPGENDHSELRWKIRHKLLGE